One genomic segment of Intestinimonas butyriciproducens includes these proteins:
- a CDS encoding FAD-dependent oxidoreductase: MQEKYRVLFEPGRIAGVPLKNRFYMAPIGPSGMCDAEGAFTETAVEYYAVRARGGVGLIITGDCFVENEIQPCVMPSHVVPTLRPTCFIRSAKRLTERVHAYGTKIFIQLSAGFGRVGHASNVSGDVIAPSPVEHRWIKGLMCREMTVEEIHTFVRKFGEAAAHAKKAGFDGVEIHAIHEGYLLDQFTLALFNKRTDAYGGSLENRLRFAVEIVQEIKRVCGADFPVGVRYSPKSFVRDMNEKAGGLPGQEFEELGRDMDEGLTVAKMLQDAGYDFLDADVGSYESWHWSHPPMYHQKGMYLPYVSQLKKVVEIPVMCAGRMDNPDISSAALAGGKIDFVGLARPLLADPDYVEKLRRNQLERIRPCLSCQEACMGRLQKFSSVCCAVNPAVGREVAYAVGRAQERKKVLVVGGGVAGCEAARVCALRGHDVTLLEAAGQLGGNLIPGGMPDFKEDDHALVRWYSHELQELGVRVELNTPATAEIVRASGSDTVILATGSRPVVPDLGAPDRVRTAADVLMGGEDPGKRVVVVGGGLVGCELALWLRKQDSTREVTLVEALPDVLMVGTPVCDANTDMLKALLPFHGVNEELGARVVRTEPDGVVLHLCDGSEQKLEADTIAVAVGYRSENRLFQELQGLDAQLFQIGDANKVANIHYAIWDAYEVARGI; encoded by the coding sequence ATGCAGGAAAAATATCGCGTATTGTTTGAGCCGGGCCGGATTGCGGGGGTGCCCCTTAAAAACCGCTTTTACATGGCCCCCATCGGTCCGTCCGGTATGTGCGACGCGGAAGGCGCGTTTACCGAGACGGCGGTGGAGTACTATGCCGTCCGGGCCCGCGGTGGCGTCGGACTGATCATCACCGGGGACTGCTTTGTGGAAAATGAGATCCAGCCGTGCGTCATGCCCTCCCACGTGGTCCCTACCCTGCGCCCCACCTGCTTTATCCGCTCCGCCAAACGCCTGACCGAGCGGGTACACGCTTACGGAACAAAGATTTTCATCCAGCTCTCCGCCGGCTTCGGCCGGGTCGGCCACGCCAGCAACGTCAGCGGGGACGTGATCGCCCCTTCCCCGGTGGAACACCGCTGGATCAAGGGCCTGATGTGCAGGGAGATGACGGTGGAGGAGATCCATACCTTTGTGCGCAAGTTTGGCGAGGCGGCGGCTCACGCCAAAAAGGCGGGCTTTGACGGCGTGGAGATCCACGCCATACACGAAGGGTATCTGTTGGATCAGTTTACCCTGGCGCTCTTCAATAAGCGCACCGACGCATACGGCGGCAGTCTGGAGAACCGGCTGCGCTTTGCGGTGGAGATCGTCCAGGAGATCAAGCGGGTCTGCGGGGCGGACTTCCCCGTGGGCGTGCGGTACAGCCCCAAGAGCTTTGTCCGTGATATGAACGAAAAGGCCGGGGGTCTGCCCGGGCAGGAGTTTGAGGAGCTGGGCCGGGATATGGACGAGGGACTGACGGTGGCCAAAATGCTCCAGGATGCGGGCTATGATTTCCTAGACGCGGACGTGGGCTCCTATGAGTCATGGCACTGGAGCCATCCGCCCATGTACCATCAGAAGGGCATGTATCTGCCCTATGTCTCTCAGCTCAAAAAGGTGGTGGAGATCCCGGTGATGTGCGCCGGGCGCATGGACAATCCGGACATCTCCTCCGCCGCTCTTGCCGGCGGCAAGATCGACTTTGTGGGTCTTGCCCGTCCCCTTCTGGCCGATCCCGACTATGTGGAGAAGCTGCGCCGGAACCAACTGGAACGCATCCGACCGTGCCTGTCCTGCCAGGAGGCATGTATGGGGCGGCTCCAGAAGTTCAGCAGCGTCTGCTGCGCCGTCAATCCTGCGGTGGGCCGGGAGGTGGCCTATGCCGTCGGCAGGGCGCAGGAGCGGAAAAAGGTGCTGGTGGTGGGCGGCGGCGTGGCCGGCTGTGAGGCCGCCCGGGTCTGCGCCCTTCGGGGGCACGATGTCACCCTCCTGGAGGCCGCCGGGCAACTGGGGGGAAACCTCATCCCCGGCGGGATGCCCGACTTTAAGGAGGACGACCATGCTCTGGTGCGCTGGTATTCCCATGAGCTGCAGGAGCTGGGGGTGCGGGTGGAGCTGAATACCCCGGCTACGGCGGAGATCGTCCGTGCCAGCGGCAGCGACACCGTGATCCTGGCCACCGGATCCAGGCCCGTGGTGCCCGACCTGGGCGCCCCCGACCGGGTGCGCACGGCGGCGGATGTGCTGATGGGCGGGGAGGACCCCGGAAAGCGGGTCGTAGTCGTGGGCGGCGGCCTGGTGGGCTGTGAGCTGGCCCTTTGGCTGCGCAAGCAGGACAGCACCCGGGAGGTCACCCTGGTGGAGGCGCTGCCCGATGTGCTGATGGTGGGGACGCCGGTCTGCGACGCCAACACGGATATGCTCAAGGCGCTGCTCCCCTTCCACGGCGTAAATGAGGAGCTGGGCGCCCGGGTGGTGCGCACGGAGCCGGACGGCGTGGTCCTTCACCTGTGTGACGGCAGTGAGCAGAAACTGGAGGCCGATACCATCGCCGTCGCAGTGGGATATCGCTCGGAAAACAGACTCTTCCAGGAGCTGCAGGGGCTGGACGCCCAGCTCTTCCAGATCGGGGACGCCAACAAGGTGGCGAATATCCACTATGCCATCTGGGATGCCTATGAGGTGGCGAGGGGCATTTGA
- the mnmA gene encoding tRNA 2-thiouridine(34) synthase MnmA, whose amino-acid sequence MKPKLILGLSGGVDSAVSAALLRESYDVHCVFLDIGLGGGGDAETLADRLGLPFHSVDIRAELEHFVCADFAREYLAGRTPLPCARCNPLVKFPALGRVGEQVGAEFIATGHYARVTAGPDGRMLLRKGQPANDQSYMLSRLTQALLRHIVFPLGGYEKVQVRALAEEMGLFVAHKPDSMEICFIPDGDYAAWLDRRGPTPPPGNFIDGEGRVLGRHLGIHHYTIGQGRGLGVSGPHRYFVSSLDPEHNTVTLSDGSDLMADRVLCSRPNWIAMDALDGPMEVTVRLRHSRTEAPGVIRPLERGGVDVLLDTPARAPTPGQLAVFYQGDVVIGSAWIERSLSL is encoded by the coding sequence ATGAAGCCTAAGCTGATTTTGGGACTTTCCGGCGGAGTGGACTCCGCCGTCTCCGCCGCGCTGCTGCGGGAGAGCTATGATGTACACTGCGTCTTTTTGGACATCGGCCTGGGGGGAGGCGGGGACGCCGAGACGCTGGCGGACCGCCTGGGCCTGCCCTTCCACTCTGTGGATATCCGCGCCGAGCTGGAACATTTCGTCTGCGCCGATTTTGCCCGGGAGTATTTGGCAGGGCGCACGCCCCTGCCCTGCGCCCGCTGCAACCCTCTGGTAAAATTTCCGGCTCTGGGCAGAGTAGGGGAGCAGGTGGGTGCCGAGTTTATCGCCACCGGCCATTACGCCCGGGTGACCGCCGGGCCGGACGGCCGCATGCTCCTGCGCAAGGGCCAGCCCGCCAACGACCAGTCCTACATGCTCTCCCGCCTGACCCAGGCCCTGCTGCGGCATATTGTCTTCCCCCTGGGCGGCTATGAAAAGGTCCAGGTCCGGGCCCTTGCAGAGGAGATGGGGCTCTTTGTGGCCCACAAGCCCGACTCCATGGAGATCTGTTTTATCCCAGACGGGGATTACGCCGCCTGGCTGGACCGCAGAGGCCCTACGCCGCCGCCCGGCAACTTTATCGACGGGGAGGGCCGCGTCCTGGGACGCCACCTGGGCATCCACCACTACACCATCGGCCAGGGCCGGGGATTGGGCGTCTCCGGGCCCCACCGGTATTTCGTCTCCTCGCTGGACCCGGAACACAATACCGTCACCCTCTCCGACGGCTCGGACCTGATGGCGGACCGCGTTCTGTGCTCCCGCCCCAACTGGATCGCCATGGATGCGCTGGACGGCCCCATGGAGGTCACGGTCCGCCTGCGCCACTCCCGCACGGAGGCCCCCGGCGTCATCCGTCCCCTGGAGCGGGGCGGCGTGGACGTTCTGCTGGATACGCCCGCCCGGGCCCCTACCCCCGGGCAGCTTGCGGTCTTTTATCAGGGCGACGTGGTCATCGGCAGCGCCTGGATCGAACGAAGCCTTTCCCTGTAA
- the mnmG gene encoding tRNA uridine-5-carboxymethylaminomethyl(34) synthesis enzyme MnmG translates to MDYLAGTFDIAVIGAGHAGIEAALAAARMGLRTVCFTVNLDAVGNMPCNPAIGGTGKGHLVRELDALGGEMARCADRACIQYRVLNKGKGPAVWSLRAQADRREYQKQMKHTLELQKNLWVKQAEVTDVLTEAGQVSAVRTSTGAVYGVRAAVVCTGTYLGGRTIVGDVTRQSGPDGLAAALPLTESLRALGVGLRRFKTGTPPRVNRRSVDFSRMELQPGDETVVPFSFETKTPPENRAVCYLTYTNENTHAVIRANLDRSPLYSGVIEGVGPRYCPSIEDKVVRFADKPRHQLFIEPMGLDTEELYIQGFSSSLPEDVQVEMLHTIPGLEHAEMTRCAYAIEYDCCDPTELYPTLEHIRIPGLYGAGQFNGSSGYEEAAVQGFVAGVNAALKLLGRPPMILSRDQGYIGVLIDDLVTKGTNEPYRIMTSRTEYRLLCRQDNADRRLCPVGRAVGLVSEERYRRVLDKYAAVDREIKRLEGTGAAPSPALNAMLAERGETPPRDGARLGDLLRRPRVGYADLAPFDPDRPTLCAEVTEQVEIALKYEGYIARQQRQVEEMRKLETRPLPPGLDYMDIPVLRIEARQKLDKIRPLNLGQASRISGVSPSDIAALMIWLEKG, encoded by the coding sequence ATGGACTATCTGGCCGGCACATTTGATATCGCCGTCATCGGCGCGGGACACGCCGGGATAGAAGCCGCCCTGGCCGCCGCGCGGATGGGGCTGCGGACCGTGTGCTTCACGGTCAACCTGGACGCAGTGGGCAATATGCCCTGCAATCCCGCCATCGGCGGCACCGGCAAGGGACATCTGGTCCGGGAGCTGGACGCCCTGGGCGGCGAGATGGCCCGCTGTGCGGACCGCGCCTGCATCCAGTATCGGGTGCTCAACAAGGGAAAAGGCCCCGCCGTCTGGTCCCTCCGGGCCCAGGCGGACCGCAGGGAATATCAGAAACAGATGAAGCACACCCTGGAGCTCCAGAAAAATCTGTGGGTCAAGCAGGCGGAGGTCACCGACGTGCTGACCGAGGCGGGCCAAGTCTCCGCCGTTCGGACCTCCACAGGGGCGGTCTATGGGGTGCGGGCGGCAGTGGTCTGCACCGGCACCTACCTGGGGGGCCGCACCATTGTGGGAGACGTAACCCGGCAGTCCGGCCCGGACGGTCTGGCCGCCGCCCTCCCCCTGACGGAGAGCCTGCGGGCCCTAGGCGTCGGACTCCGCCGCTTCAAAACCGGCACGCCCCCCCGGGTGAACCGCCGCAGCGTGGACTTTTCCCGGATGGAGCTCCAGCCGGGGGACGAGACTGTGGTCCCTTTTTCTTTCGAGACAAAAACCCCTCCGGAAAACCGGGCAGTGTGCTATCTCACCTACACCAATGAGAACACCCATGCCGTCATCCGTGCCAATCTGGACCGCTCCCCCCTCTACTCCGGCGTCATCGAGGGGGTTGGCCCGCGGTACTGCCCCTCCATCGAGGACAAGGTGGTCCGGTTCGCCGACAAGCCCCGGCACCAGCTCTTTATCGAGCCCATGGGCCTGGACACCGAGGAGCTCTATATCCAGGGCTTTTCCTCCTCCCTCCCGGAGGACGTGCAGGTGGAGATGCTCCACACCATACCCGGCCTGGAGCACGCCGAGATGACCCGGTGCGCCTACGCCATCGAGTACGACTGCTGCGACCCCACCGAGCTCTATCCCACCCTGGAGCACATTCGTATCCCCGGCCTTTACGGCGCGGGACAGTTCAACGGCTCCTCCGGCTATGAGGAGGCCGCCGTCCAGGGTTTCGTGGCCGGGGTCAACGCCGCGCTGAAGCTGCTGGGCCGGCCGCCCATGATCCTCTCCCGGGACCAGGGGTATATCGGTGTGCTCATTGACGACCTGGTGACCAAGGGCACCAACGAGCCCTACCGCATCATGACCTCCCGGACGGAGTACCGGCTGCTGTGCCGGCAGGACAACGCGGACCGCCGGCTGTGTCCGGTGGGCCGCGCCGTGGGGTTGGTGTCCGAGGAGCGGTACCGGCGGGTGCTGGACAAATACGCCGCCGTGGACCGGGAGATCAAACGCCTGGAGGGGACGGGAGCCGCCCCCTCTCCGGCTCTCAACGCCATGCTGGCGGAAAGAGGAGAGACCCCGCCTCGGGACGGCGCCCGCCTGGGAGACCTGCTGCGCCGGCCCCGGGTGGGCTATGCCGATCTGGCCCCCTTTGACCCGGACCGGCCGACGCTGTGCGCCGAGGTGACGGAGCAGGTGGAGATCGCCCTCAAGTACGAGGGGTACATCGCGCGGCAGCAGCGCCAGGTGGAGGAGATGCGGAAGCTGGAGACCCGGCCGCTGCCTCCCGGTCTGGACTATATGGACATACCGGTGCTGCGCATAGAGGCCCGGCAGAAGCTGGATAAAATACGTCCCCTGAACCTGGGTCAGGCCTCCCGCATCTCCGGCGTCAGCCCGTCGGATATCGCGGCACTGATGATCTGGCTGGAAAAGGGCTGA
- a CDS encoding DEAD/DEAH box helicase — translation MNFKDLGLIAPILRALDAQGYAEPTPIQAGAIPPALLGRDVLGCAQTGTGKTCAFATPILQRLNADVVVGPRYIRSLILTPTRELALQIQESFEAYGRNLPLRSAVIFGGVGQQPQVDKIKRGLDILVATPGRLLDLQGQGLLDLSRVEIFVLDEADRMLDMGFIHDVRRVLKLLPPKKQTLFFSATMPPEVMDLVNGLLHDPARVAVDPVSSPVEVIDQKLCFVDKSNKSKLLSHLIREMRVKNALVFTRTKHGANKVAGDLMKAGISAAAIHGNKSQTARQQALSDFKAGRTQVLVATDIAARGIDIEELSHVFNYNLSEVPETYVHRIGRTGRAGHGGCAVSFCDFAEKEYLRGIEKLIGQKIPVVEEHPWPMEVFEAPRDAKGRAVNADDAEARAAAKERRRARDTAAKAAAEEEQRRGAEPAKSPAAKPQKVQAVPVSAPKGEGGRKRRAPRWQKAEGELSHKLDAVLPERTAGTSEAGYEDFRRPDPLGSDRIMDATARLLSPRSVPAQKGRVQAPQERVGKKHRRKKSSSAQSVSPAPRPREEKASAPAPAPKKRQDHGRGHRGGPAPLPMKSGAVKDSTEQPSLMKPYYIEHD, via the coding sequence ATGAATTTTAAGGATCTGGGGCTTATCGCCCCCATTCTCCGGGCGCTGGACGCCCAGGGCTATGCCGAGCCCACCCCCATTCAGGCGGGGGCCATCCCCCCGGCGCTGCTGGGCCGGGACGTGCTGGGCTGCGCCCAGACGGGCACCGGCAAGACCTGCGCCTTTGCCACCCCCATCCTCCAGCGTCTCAACGCCGATGTGGTGGTGGGCCCGCGGTATATCCGCTCCCTGATCCTCACCCCCACCCGGGAGCTGGCCCTCCAGATCCAGGAGAGCTTTGAGGCCTACGGGAGGAATCTGCCCCTTCGCTCCGCCGTCATCTTCGGCGGCGTTGGCCAGCAGCCCCAGGTGGACAAGATCAAGCGGGGCCTGGACATTCTGGTGGCCACGCCCGGCCGTCTGCTGGACCTCCAGGGTCAGGGCCTGCTGGACCTGAGCCGGGTGGAGATCTTCGTCCTGGACGAGGCCGACCGCATGCTGGACATGGGGTTTATCCACGATGTCCGCCGGGTACTCAAGCTCCTCCCGCCGAAAAAGCAGACCCTCTTTTTCTCCGCCACCATGCCCCCCGAGGTCATGGACCTGGTGAACGGCCTTCTGCATGACCCTGCCCGGGTGGCGGTGGACCCGGTGTCCTCCCCGGTGGAGGTCATCGACCAGAAGCTCTGCTTTGTGGACAAGAGCAACAAGTCCAAGCTTCTCTCCCACCTCATCCGGGAAATGCGGGTCAAAAATGCTCTGGTGTTCACCCGCACCAAGCACGGGGCCAATAAGGTGGCGGGAGACCTGATGAAGGCGGGCATCTCCGCCGCCGCTATCCACGGGAACAAATCCCAGACCGCCCGGCAGCAGGCACTCAGCGACTTCAAGGCCGGTCGGACCCAGGTCCTGGTGGCCACCGACATCGCCGCACGGGGCATCGACATCGAGGAGCTCTCCCACGTATTCAATTACAATCTTTCCGAGGTCCCCGAGACCTACGTCCACCGCATCGGCCGCACCGGGCGGGCCGGCCACGGGGGCTGCGCCGTCTCCTTCTGCGACTTCGCCGAGAAGGAGTACCTCAGGGGGATCGAAAAGCTGATCGGCCAGAAAATCCCCGTGGTGGAGGAACACCCCTGGCCCATGGAGGTCTTTGAGGCCCCCAGGGACGCCAAGGGGCGGGCCGTGAACGCCGACGATGCGGAGGCCCGCGCCGCCGCCAAGGAGCGCCGCCGGGCCCGTGACACGGCCGCAAAGGCCGCCGCGGAGGAGGAGCAGCGCCGGGGGGCGGAGCCAGCCAAGTCGCCCGCGGCAAAGCCCCAAAAGGTCCAGGCGGTCCCCGTGTCCGCGCCAAAGGGGGAGGGCGGCAGGAAGCGCCGCGCTCCCCGCTGGCAGAAGGCGGAGGGGGAGCTCTCCCACAAGTTGGACGCCGTGCTTCCCGAACGGACCGCCGGCACGTCGGAGGCCGGATATGAGGATTTCCGCCGCCCCGATCCCCTCGGCTCCGACCGCATTATGGACGCCACCGCCCGGCTGCTGTCCCCCCGGTCCGTGCCCGCACAGAAGGGCCGTGTCCAGGCGCCTCAGGAGCGCGTCGGGAAGAAACACAGGCGGAAAAAGTCCTCCTCCGCCCAGTCCGTCTCTCCGGCACCCCGTCCCCGGGAGGAAAAAGCGTCCGCCCCAGCGCCCGCACCCAAGAAGCGCCAGGACCATGGCCGCGGTCATCGGGGCGGCCCAGCCCCCCTGCCCATGAAGAGCGGGGCGGTGAAGGACTCCACCGAGCAGCCCAGTCTGATGAAGCCCTATTATATTGAGCACGATTAA
- a CDS encoding shikimate kinase → MDNIILIGMPGAGKSTVGVLLAKTLGYAFLDTDLVIQQREGALLQSLVDSLGVEAFLDVEADAICSVECRGTVIAPGGSAVCRERAMSHLKALGRIVYLHLPLEELERRLNNISTRGIAMAPGETLADLFAYRAPLYRNYADLTVDVGRQSLEETVALVLRALR, encoded by the coding sequence ATGGATAACATTATACTCATCGGCATGCCGGGGGCGGGCAAGAGTACGGTCGGCGTACTCCTGGCAAAGACCCTGGGCTATGCGTTTTTAGATACCGATCTGGTCATTCAGCAGCGGGAGGGCGCCCTCCTGCAGTCTCTGGTGGACTCGCTGGGCGTGGAGGCCTTTCTGGATGTGGAGGCCGACGCCATCTGCTCCGTGGAGTGCCGCGGCACCGTCATCGCGCCCGGGGGGAGCGCGGTGTGCCGGGAGCGGGCCATGTCCCACCTGAAGGCGCTGGGCCGGATCGTCTATCTGCATCTGCCGCTTGAGGAGCTGGAGCGCCGGCTCAATAATATCAGCACCCGGGGCATTGCAATGGCTCCGGGCGAAACTCTGGCCGACCTCTTCGCCTACCGCGCGCCGCTCTATCGGAATTATGCCGATCTCACTGTGGACGTGGGGCGGCAGTCCCTGGAGGAGACCGTGGCTCTGGTGCTCCGGGCGCTGCGGTGA
- a CDS encoding putative ABC transporter permease — translation MTDAKLLPGGKAGQVPKPSSETIPGFFARGVSYYKLFWVFFIASFLGAITETLFMLLTRGELQNRSGLIYGQFSLVWGLGAVLFTVCFHRLTGRRDLVIFLAGTVLGGAYEYLCSWVQEVLFGACFWDYSHIPLNINGRVSLLYSMFWGVAAVLWVKDLYPRMCRWIGRIPGPIGKPLTWALTGFMAVNILLSAAALARWDARQMGRPPQNPVDVFLDVHFPDRRMYQNYSTLTFVGTEEAKEAAGVGTAKSKGSAP, via the coding sequence ATGACCGATGCGAAGCTTCTGCCGGGCGGGAAGGCCGGGCAGGTCCCCAAGCCCTCCTCCGAGACCATTCCCGGCTTTTTTGCCCGGGGCGTGAGCTATTACAAGCTCTTTTGGGTGTTTTTTATCGCCTCCTTCCTGGGGGCGATCACCGAAACCCTGTTCATGCTCCTCACCCGTGGGGAGCTCCAGAACCGCAGCGGACTCATCTACGGGCAGTTCTCTCTGGTGTGGGGCCTGGGCGCGGTGCTGTTTACCGTGTGCTTCCACCGCCTCACCGGGCGGCGGGATCTGGTGATCTTTCTGGCGGGCACGGTGCTGGGAGGGGCCTACGAATACCTGTGCTCCTGGGTCCAGGAGGTGCTGTTCGGGGCCTGCTTCTGGGATTACAGCCACATCCCTCTCAACATCAACGGCCGGGTGAGCCTTCTCTACTCCATGTTCTGGGGGGTGGCCGCCGTGCTCTGGGTAAAGGACCTCTATCCCCGCATGTGCCGCTGGATCGGTCGCATCCCCGGCCCGATCGGCAAGCCCCTCACCTGGGCGCTGACGGGGTTCATGGCGGTCAACATCCTGCTCTCCGCCGCGGCGCTGGCCCGCTGGGACGCCCGGCAGATGGGCCGCCCGCCCCAAAACCCGGTGGACGTCTTTCTGGACGTCCACTTTCCCGACCGGCGGATGTATCAAAACTACTCCACGCTCACCTTTGTCGGCACTGAGGAGGCCAAGGAGGCCGCGGGGGTGGGGACTGCGAAGAGCAAGGGGAGCGCACCCTGA
- a CDS encoding helix-turn-helix domain-containing protein, which produces MTFRRIRDLREDSDWSQAFVGTSIGLPQRTYAYYESGGRSIPPEIWGRLADLYGTSVDYLMGRTDVRDPYPPAKKRRD; this is translated from the coding sequence ATGACGTTCCGGAGAATTCGAGATTTGCGGGAAGACAGCGACTGGTCTCAGGCATTTGTGGGGACATCCATCGGCCTTCCGCAGAGGACCTATGCCTACTATGAAAGCGGGGGTCGGTCTATTCCGCCGGAGATTTGGGGCCGTCTGGCCGACCTCTACGGCACCAGCGTGGATTATCTGATGGGGCGCACGGATGTGAGGGACCCCTATCCACCGGCCAAAAAGCGCCGGGACTGA
- a CDS encoding MerR family transcriptional regulator yields MNGAFTTGEFAALCGVTKHTLFHYDALGILSPARVGQNGYRYYAPQQLEVFHVIETLRELDMPLSEIRAYLDRRSPGELVELLEREGALLDRKLRRLRQMRDLARQKAALTRSALARTPGVVAEEVQPEALLVCTPSHPMTSDADSARSLAEHVRYCQAHGVRSPHPVGCMLPLEGARSWDLSAYTHFYTQVSRRPGRDATLYVRQAGRYLTLFHTGGYGTVAEGYRRVLDHAAARGLALRGPFFEDPLLDELSVRGYENYALLLSVGISGAERASSA; encoded by the coding sequence GTGAACGGGGCCTTTACCACAGGGGAATTCGCAGCGCTCTGCGGCGTCACCAAGCACACCCTGTTTCACTACGACGCGCTGGGCATCCTCTCACCGGCCAGGGTGGGTCAGAACGGCTACCGCTATTACGCGCCCCAGCAGTTGGAGGTCTTTCATGTCATCGAGACCCTGCGGGAGCTGGACATGCCCCTCTCCGAGATCAGGGCCTATCTGGACCGGCGGAGTCCCGGGGAGCTGGTGGAGCTGCTGGAGCGGGAGGGCGCTCTGCTGGATCGGAAGCTGCGCCGCCTGCGGCAGATGCGGGACCTGGCCCGGCAGAAGGCCGCCCTCACCCGCTCGGCCCTGGCGCGGACGCCGGGCGTGGTGGCGGAGGAGGTGCAGCCGGAGGCCCTTCTGGTGTGTACGCCCTCCCACCCCATGACCAGCGATGCAGATTCCGCCCGCTCGCTGGCCGAGCATGTGCGCTACTGCCAGGCCCACGGCGTCCGCAGTCCCCACCCCGTGGGCTGTATGCTCCCGCTGGAGGGGGCGCGGAGCTGGGACCTGTCCGCGTATACCCACTTCTATACGCAGGTCTCCCGTCGGCCGGGCCGGGACGCCACTCTCTATGTCAGGCAGGCCGGGCGGTACCTCACGCTGTTCCACACCGGCGGCTACGGCACGGTGGCGGAGGGCTACCGCCGGGTGCTGGACCACGCCGCCGCCCGGGGCCTCGCCCTGCGCGGCCCCTTCTTTGAGGACCCTCTGCTGGACGAGCTGTCCGTGCGCGGGTATGAGAATTACGCATTGCTGCTCTCGGTGGGCATTTCCGGCGCAGAGCGGGCCTCCTCCGCCTGA
- a CDS encoding MATE family efflux transporter: MNALNSALDREYGFWSLFRFALPTIIMMIFMSLYTIVDGIFVSRFVGSSALSAVNIVYPLVSVVIGLGVMLATGGSAVVARKLGEGDEETACRDLTLLVLTGAALGTLFSLLGLAFSAPMSRLLGASDALLNYCADYLRILLLFAPASILQLLFQSFFVTAGRPGLGLGLTVCSGLTNAVLDYAFIVPLDMGITGAALATAAGYCVTALAGMGFFALRGKGLRFRRPRWESRMLLYACGNGSSEMVTNLSNAVITFLFNQLMLSLLGEDGVAAITIVLYAQFLLTALYMGFSMGVAPVISFNYGAANHARLQRVFRCCLGFIALSSALVFGASLGLAELVVAVFSPAGTAVHAIALDGFYKFAPAFLFAGLNLFASALFTALSDGLVSAVISFARTFGFLLLALLLLPGVLGVDGVWIAVPFAELACWALSIGFLAAKRNKYHYV; encoded by the coding sequence GTGAATGCTTTGAACAGCGCGCTGGACCGGGAGTATGGCTTCTGGTCCCTTTTTCGGTTTGCTCTGCCGACCATCATCATGATGATTTTCATGTCGCTCTACACCATCGTGGACGGCATCTTCGTCTCCCGGTTCGTGGGCTCCTCCGCCCTGTCGGCGGTAAATATCGTCTACCCCCTTGTCAGCGTGGTCATCGGTCTGGGGGTCATGCTGGCCACCGGCGGCAGCGCCGTGGTGGCCCGGAAGCTGGGCGAGGGGGATGAGGAGACGGCCTGCCGTGATCTCACCCTCCTGGTCCTCACCGGGGCGGCGCTGGGGACGCTCTTCTCCCTGCTGGGACTGGCGTTCTCCGCCCCCATGTCCCGGCTGCTGGGCGCCAGCGACGCCCTGTTGAACTACTGCGCCGACTACCTGCGCATCCTGCTCCTCTTCGCCCCGGCCAGCATCCTCCAGCTCCTGTTCCAGAGCTTTTTCGTCACGGCGGGACGGCCCGGCCTGGGCCTGGGGCTGACGGTGTGCTCGGGCCTTACCAACGCGGTGTTGGACTATGCGTTCATCGTCCCCCTGGATATGGGCATCACCGGGGCCGCCCTGGCCACTGCGGCGGGCTACTGCGTCACCGCCCTGGCGGGGATGGGCTTTTTCGCCCTGCGCGGGAAGGGGCTCCGGTTCCGGCGGCCGCGCTGGGAGAGCAGGATGCTTCTGTACGCCTGCGGGAACGGCTCCTCCGAGATGGTGACCAACCTCTCCAACGCCGTGATTACCTTCCTCTTCAACCAGCTCATGCTCTCCCTCCTGGGGGAGGACGGCGTGGCCGCCATCACCATCGTCCTTTACGCCCAGTTCCTGCTCACCGCCCTCTATATGGGTTTCTCCATGGGGGTGGCGCCGGTGATCAGCTTCAACTATGGGGCGGCCAACCACGCCCGGCTCCAGCGGGTCTTCCGCTGCTGCCTGGGGTTCATCGCCCTCTCTTCCGCCCTGGTGTTCGGCGCCTCCCTGGGCCTGGCGGAGCTGGTGGTGGCGGTGTTCTCCCCGGCGGGGACCGCCGTGCACGCCATCGCCCTGGATGGATTTTACAAGTTTGCGCCCGCCTTCCTCTTCGCCGGGCTCAATCTGTTCGCCTCCGCCCTCTTTACCGCCCTCTCCGATGGGCTGGTATCCGCCGTCATCTCCTTCGCCCGGACCTTCGGTTTTCTGCTGCTGGCCCTGCTGCTGCTGCCCGGCGTGCTGGGGGTAGACGGAGTGTGGATCGCCGTTCCCTTCGCGGAGCTGGCCTGCTGGGCCCTCTCTATCGGCTTCCTGGCGGCCAAGCGAAACAAATATCACTATGTATGA
- a CDS encoding cupin domain-containing protein — MFETYRIIVQPGGKLSAQPHLKGAEEFITVFVGAVEIVVSNDRYRLEKGDSIRFCADVPHACLNPGAETAELSMLIYYNK; from the coding sequence TTGTTTGAAACGTATAGAATTATTGTGCAGCCCGGTGGAAAGCTGTCCGCACAGCCGCATCTGAAAGGCGCGGAGGAGTTTATCACGGTCTTTGTGGGCGCGGTTGAAATTGTGGTTTCAAATGATCGCTACAGACTTGAAAAAGGCGATTCGATCCGGTTTTGCGCGGATGTTCCTCACGCCTGCTTGAATCCGGGGGCAGAGACGGCAGAATTGAGCATGCTGATTTACTATAACAAATAA